A genomic segment from Syntrophotalea acetylenivorans encodes:
- a CDS encoding DUF814 domain-containing protein, with protein sequence MSKALGLLSGGLDSMLAAMALKRQGVDVTGIVYVTPFFGAERARIAARQIGIPLIVKDISDIHLEMLKAPRYGYGRNLNPCIDCHAMMFRIAGEMIKQGDFDFLFSGEVLGQRPMSQNANALKAVAKHAGCGDLILRPLSAKLLPITPVEEQGLVDREQLLDIQGRSRRPQEALAREWGLKDYPSSGGGCLLTEKSFTNRLRDLLTHQPDCTPRDVELLKAGRQYRLSPKAKLTLGRNLQTNEKIQELATSGHTLMRAANFSGPTGLVSGQAAEQDIPVAAAIVAAYGKGQKETQVKVLCTRGDERWQVEVAPMGREEIEEYLVP encoded by the coding sequence ATGAGTAAAGCCCTAGGACTTCTTTCCGGCGGCCTCGACAGCATGTTGGCCGCTATGGCCCTCAAACGGCAAGGAGTCGATGTCACCGGAATCGTCTATGTCACACCCTTTTTCGGCGCTGAACGAGCCCGGATAGCCGCGCGTCAAATCGGTATTCCACTGATCGTCAAGGACATCAGTGATATTCATCTGGAAATGTTGAAAGCCCCCCGCTATGGCTACGGTCGCAATCTTAATCCCTGCATCGACTGCCATGCCATGATGTTCCGCATCGCCGGCGAAATGATAAAACAAGGAGACTTCGACTTTCTCTTTTCCGGCGAGGTCCTTGGCCAACGTCCCATGAGTCAGAACGCCAACGCCCTCAAGGCCGTAGCCAAGCACGCCGGTTGCGGCGACCTGATTCTGCGCCCTTTGAGCGCTAAGCTTCTTCCCATCACCCCCGTCGAGGAGCAAGGCCTGGTCGATCGCGAGCAACTGCTCGATATCCAGGGGCGCAGCCGACGTCCGCAGGAAGCCCTGGCCCGTGAGTGGGGGCTCAAGGACTACCCGAGTTCCGGCGGCGGCTGTCTGCTCACGGAGAAATCCTTCACCAACCGCCTGCGGGACCTTCTCACCCATCAGCCCGACTGTACCCCGCGGGATGTCGAACTGCTCAAGGCCGGCCGCCAGTACCGTTTGTCGCCCAAGGCCAAACTGACCCTGGGCCGAAACCTCCAGACCAACGAAAAAATTCAGGAACTGGCTACCAGCGGACACACCCTGATGCGCGCCGCCAACTTCAGCGGCCCCACCGGCCTGGTTAGCGGCCAGGCTGCTGAGCAAGATATTCCAGTAGCTGCGGCTATTGTGGCGGCCTATGGCAAGGGACAAAAAGAGACGCAGGTCAAAGTGCTCTGCACCCGGGGTGATGAGCGCTGGCAGGTGGAGGTAGCGCCCATGGGGCGGGAGGAAATCGAAGAGTATCTTGTGCCCTGA